One genomic region from Litoribacterium kuwaitense encodes:
- a CDS encoding DUF4870 domain-containing protein, translated as MGEQPLPKSSTGLDPKVAGLLCYLGVFITGIIFFIIEKESRYVKFHAMQSIVVFGALTVLSFIPLVGFIVYFVQLVAWIALMVLAYQGNWTKVPFAGDIAEKQSASF; from the coding sequence ATGGGAGAACAGCCTTTGCCAAAATCGTCCACTGGCTTGGATCCTAAGGTAGCTGGATTGTTATGCTATCTCGGTGTCTTTATTACGGGGATTATCTTTTTTATCATTGAAAAGGAAAGCCGGTACGTCAAGTTTCATGCGATGCAATCGATAGTTGTCTTTGGTGCGCTGACCGTTCTAAGCTTTATTCCGCTTGTCGGGTTTATCGTTTACTTTGTTCAGCTCGTTGCTTGGATCGCGCTCATGGTCTTAGCTTATCAAGGCAACTGGACGAAAGTACCTTTTGCTGGTGACATCGCTGAAAAGCAATCTGCTAGCTTCTAA